In one Candidatus Omnitrophota bacterium genomic region, the following are encoded:
- the pyrH gene encoding UMP kinase: MKAKPVYKRIVLKLSGEALQGSQAHGIDNAVLVSIARQIKQIRKLDVEVAIVLGAGNIFRGQENSDSRGLDMNRSTADYMGMLATVINGLAMQNVLEKMNMPTRVMTAIEMQRIAESYIRRRAVRHLEKGRIVIFVAGTGNPYFTTDTAAALRAMEISADAILKATKVDGVYSADPVRFKDAKKFTNLKYLDVLKKGLKVMDATAVSLCMDNKLPIIVFNMTKEGNIKRVVMGEKIGTKVN; encoded by the coding sequence ATGAAAGCAAAACCTGTTTATAAGAGGATAGTGCTGAAGTTAAGCGGAGAAGCCCTGCAGGGTTCTCAAGCGCATGGCATTGATAATGCGGTGCTTGTAAGTATCGCCCGTCAGATAAAACAGATACGCAAGCTTGATGTGGAAGTGGCGATTGTTTTAGGCGCGGGTAACATTTTTCGCGGCCAAGAGAATTCCGATTCCAGAGGGCTTGATATGAACCGTTCTACCGCTGATTATATGGGTATGTTGGCCACGGTTATAAACGGCTTAGCTATGCAGAATGTTTTGGAAAAGATGAATATGCCTACCCGGGTGATGACTGCCATAGAAATGCAGCGCATCGCTGAAAGCTATATTAGGCGCAGGGCAGTGCGCCATCTTGAAAAGGGCAGGATCGTGATTTTCGTTGCCGGCACAGGCAATCCTTATTTTACTACCGATACCGCAGCAGCCTTACGGGCAATGGAGATTAGCGCCGATGCGATATTAAAGGCGACCAAGGTTGATGGGGTTTATTCTGCCGACCCGGTAAGATTTAAAGACGCCAAGAAATTCACGAATTTAAAGTATCTCGATGTTTTGAAAAAAGGTTTGAAAGTAATGGACGCTACCGCGGTTAGCCTTTGTATGGATAATAAATTGCCGATTATTGTTTTTAATATGACTAAAGAAGGAAATATCAAGCGCGTGGTAATGGGCGAGAAAATAGGCACAAAGGTAAATTAA
- the yvcK gene encoding uridine diphosphate-N-acetylglucosamine-binding protein YvcK: MKRKSNRAFPGGRFHSRFGWLVKWLSPGIGIKRWIGLSFLSVLLIILGSVLLRSEDFWVNSLLDIVLIFCGIVILALSFVKLIRSFITAFIPSGGDSQLFDMLYHKKQLGRGPKIVTVGGGTGMSVLLTGLKEYTFNNTAIVTVADDGGSSGRLRQEFDILPPGDIRNCLVALADAPTLMRDLFQFRFDTKSELGGHSFGNLFITVMTQLTGDFEKAIKETSRVLALKGQVIPATLSNVVLAAEYKDGTSAEGEAKIPKAGRLINRVYLKPDSPSATPEAIKAIEEAQVIILGPGSLYTSIIPNLLIKEITDAIVASQATKVYVCNIMTQPGETGGFRVSDHIKTLVAHSHPQIFDYCIVNIGEIPANLLKRYAQEDAYLVVNDIQNVRNMGYRVIEEDIVNSEGLIRHDPQKLSRAIIGLVEEF, translated from the coding sequence ATGAAAAGAAAATCTAACAGGGCCTTTCCGGGCGGCAGGTTTCATTCCCGGTTTGGCTGGTTGGTTAAATGGCTTTCTCCCGGTATCGGGATAAAACGCTGGATAGGGTTATCTTTCTTATCGGTGCTTCTTATAATTCTGGGTTCTGTTCTTTTAAGAAGCGAGGATTTCTGGGTCAACAGCCTTTTAGATATAGTCCTTATTTTCTGCGGGATTGTTATACTGGCTTTAAGCTTTGTAAAATTAATCCGTTCTTTTATAACTGCTTTTATTCCTTCTGGAGGCGATAGCCAGCTTTTTGATATGCTTTATCATAAAAAACAGCTCGGCCGGGGGCCTAAGATCGTCACTGTCGGAGGCGGAACAGGGATGTCGGTTTTGTTAACCGGCCTTAAAGAGTATACCTTTAATAACACCGCAATAGTCACTGTCGCTGATGACGGAGGGTCTTCCGGAAGATTGCGCCAGGAGTTTGATATCTTGCCTCCGGGAGATATCAGGAATTGCCTGGTGGCATTAGCTGACGCGCCTACTTTAATGCGCGATCTTTTTCAGTTTCGTTTTGACACCAAGTCAGAACTGGGAGGGCATAGTTTTGGGAATCTTTTTATTACGGTCATGACCCAGCTGACAGGCGATTTTGAGAAAGCGATTAAAGAAACAAGCCGTGTTTTAGCCTTGAAAGGCCAAGTTATACCGGCTACTCTTTCTAATGTTGTTTTGGCGGCTGAATACAAAGACGGGACTTCTGCCGAAGGCGAGGCCAAGATCCCTAAAGCCGGAAGATTGATCAACCGCGTGTATTTAAAGCCTGATTCGCCCTCTGCTACTCCTGAAGCGATCAAGGCCATTGAAGAGGCGCAGGTGATTATCCTGGGCCCGGGTTCGCTTTATACAAGCATTATCCCGAACCTGTTGATCAAGGAAATAACCGACGCGATTGTCGCTTCGCAGGCAACAAAGGTTTATGTGTGCAATATCATGACCCAGCCCGGGGAAACAGGCGGATTCCGGGTATCGGATCATATCAAGACTTTAGTTGCGCACAGCCACCCGCAGATCTTTGATTATTGTATTGTCAATATCGGGGAAATCCCCGCTAACCTCTTAAAGCGTTACGCGCAGGAAGACGCGTATTTGGTCGTCAATGATATTCAAAATGTGCGTAATATGGGTTATAGGGTGATTGAAGAAGATATCGTAAATAGCGAAGGGCTTATCCGCCATGACCCGCAGAAATTGTCGCGCGCGATTATAGGTTTAGTTGAAGAATTTTAA
- the pfkA gene encoding 6-phosphofructokinase: MKRIAVLTTGGDAPGMNAAVRAVVRSALARKVEVMGVYRGYQGLIDEDIKPLNHRSVSGIINQGGTILKTARCPEFKTEDGKKQALETLKRNNIEGMIVIGGNGSFSAAHEFYLQYQFPCVGIPASIDNDVNGIDVTIGSDTAINTALDAIDKVRDTATSMERIFVIEVMGRECGYMALQVALAGGCEDVIIPEKKCDFSDLCHSIVGGNIRGKISWIIVLAEGAAKAEEVARNIRERTSLETRSVVLGHVQRGGKPTAFSRTLALNLGQLAVESLLSGEADIAVGLRYGELITIDFEDAVKKKEWDVEKLYRLLKTVS, from the coding sequence ATGAAGCGTATTGCGGTTTTGACTACTGGAGGAGACGCTCCGGGGATGAACGCGGCTGTAAGAGCGGTGGTGCGCTCGGCATTAGCCAGAAAAGTTGAAGTCATGGGCGTGTATCGCGGATACCAAGGACTTATTGACGAAGATATAAAGCCGCTTAATCACCGTTCCGTGTCAGGTATTATTAATCAGGGCGGGACAATCTTAAAAACCGCGCGTTGCCCGGAGTTTAAAACCGAGGACGGCAAGAAACAGGCCCTTGAAACTTTAAAGAGAAATAATATTGAGGGGATGATCGTTATCGGCGGCAACGGCAGTTTTTCGGCCGCGCATGAATTTTACCTGCAATATCAATTTCCTTGCGTGGGGATACCTGCTTCCATAGATAATGATGTTAATGGCATAGATGTTACTATTGGGTCAGACACCGCCATTAATACCGCGCTTGACGCCATTGATAAGGTGCGTGATACCGCCACTTCCATGGAGAGGATTTTTGTGATTGAGGTTATGGGAAGGGAATGCGGTTATATGGCGCTTCAGGTAGCTTTAGCCGGGGGATGCGAAGACGTGATTATCCCAGAGAAAAAATGTGATTTTTCGGATCTTTGCCATAGTATCGTGGGTGGCAATATCCGTGGCAAGATAAGTTGGATCATTGTTCTTGCTGAGGGAGCAGCTAAGGCAGAAGAGGTAGCGCGCAATATTAGAGAAAGAACAAGCCTTGAAACCCGTTCGGTAGTTTTGGGGCATGTCCAGCGTGGGGGTAAGCCTACAGCTTTTAGTCGGACTTTGGCGCTTAATCTGGGGCAGTTGGCCGTAGAATCACTTTTGTCTGGAGAAGCAGATATCGCTGTAGGTTTAAGGTACGGAGAACTTATTACTATTGATTTTGAAGATGCAGTTAAGAAAAAAGAATGGGATGTAGAGAAGTTATACCGGTTACTTAAGACCGTAAGTTAA
- a CDS encoding PTS sugar transporter subunit IIA: MKIMDFLAQGAIIPEIKSTKKQDIISELVNSLINAGEVDKKDASKIFEALMARESLGSTAIGQGVAIPHAKSENVTKLVAAFGLSKKGVDFDSLDGEPAYIFFLLLAPQDSAGPHLKALARISRLLKDKYFRDSLRVCETQEAIVKIISQEDEKKI; encoded by the coding sequence ATGAAAATAATGGATTTTTTAGCTCAAGGCGCGATCATCCCTGAAATCAAATCAACTAAAAAGCAAGATATTATTAGTGAGCTGGTTAACTCCCTGATCAATGCCGGAGAGGTAGATAAAAAAGATGCCTCTAAGATATTTGAAGCGCTTATGGCCAGAGAGTCTTTGGGTTCTACTGCCATAGGACAAGGCGTGGCTATTCCGCATGCTAAATCCGAGAATGTCACAAAGCTCGTGGCGGCATTCGGCCTTTCCAAAAAAGGCGTTGATTTTGATTCTCTAGACGGAGAACCGGCCTATATATTTTTCCTCCTTTTAGCTCCTCAAGATTCTGCCGGCCCGCATCTTAAGGCGTTGGCAAGGATTTCACGCCTTCTTAAAGATAAATATTTCCGTGACAGCCTAAGAGTTTGCGAAACGCAAGAAGCGATTGTCAAGATTATCAGCCAGGAAGATGAAAAGAAAATCTAA
- a CDS encoding adenosylhomocysteinase, whose product MDYDIKDMALAKKGALRIEWARNNMPVLALVKKRFAKEKPLDGIKLACCLHVTTETGVLMEVLKSAGAEVSLCASNPLSTQDDVAASLVKDLKISCFAIKGEDTKTYYNHLQEVLKVKPQITMDDGADLVGTIHQRDRSVHNNIIGGTEETTTGVIRLRALADQKKLRYPIIAVNDAQTKHLFDNRYGTGQSTIDGVIRATNKLIAGSTVVVSGYGWCGKGVAMRAKGLGAKTVVTEVDPLRGIEACMDGFEVMPIKDAAKLGDVFITVTGDINVIRKEHFAIMKDGAIVANSGHFNVELDIPGLESLSKSKRTIRDFTDEYTLKDGRRVYLLGEGRLINLAAAEGHPAQVMDMSFANQALGAEYMLKNYKKLENQVYKVPEDIDKNIALLKLESMGVKIDKLTAEQKKYLASWEAGT is encoded by the coding sequence TTGGATTACGATATTAAGGATATGGCGCTGGCTAAAAAAGGCGCATTGAGGATTGAATGGGCAAGAAACAATATGCCGGTTTTGGCTCTAGTTAAGAAACGTTTTGCCAAAGAAAAACCGCTTGATGGGATTAAGCTGGCCTGTTGTTTGCATGTTACTACTGAAACAGGGGTGTTGATGGAAGTTTTAAAATCCGCTGGGGCCGAAGTTTCTTTGTGCGCTTCAAATCCACTTTCCACACAGGATGACGTGGCAGCCTCTTTGGTAAAGGACTTGAAAATCTCGTGTTTTGCTATTAAAGGCGAGGATACAAAAACATATTACAATCATCTCCAGGAAGTATTGAAAGTCAAACCGCAGATTACTATGGACGATGGCGCGGATTTAGTCGGCACCATTCATCAGCGTGACAGATCAGTCCACAATAATATTATTGGTGGTACTGAGGAAACTACAACGGGTGTTATCCGTTTGAGGGCATTGGCAGATCAGAAAAAATTAAGATATCCGATTATTGCCGTAAACGACGCCCAGACTAAGCATCTTTTTGATAATCGCTATGGTACGGGTCAGTCAACTATAGACGGAGTTATCCGTGCCACCAATAAATTAATCGCCGGCTCCACAGTTGTGGTTTCTGGCTATGGTTGGTGCGGTAAGGGAGTAGCTATGCGCGCAAAAGGATTAGGCGCCAAGACTGTGGTTACTGAAGTTGATCCTTTGCGCGGCATAGAAGCTTGTATGGATGGATTTGAGGTCATGCCGATTAAAGATGCCGCTAAACTAGGCGATGTGTTTATTACCGTTACTGGTGACATAAATGTTATCCGCAAAGAACATTTTGCAATTATGAAAGATGGTGCAATCGTTGCTAATTCCGGGCACTTCAATGTAGAGTTAGATATTCCGGGATTAGAATCTTTAAGTAAATCCAAGCGCACGATTCGTGATTTTACCGATGAGTATACGTTAAAAGACGGTAGAAGAGTTTATCTTTTAGGAGAAGGCCGTCTGATTAATTTGGCTGCTGCCGAGGGGCACCCGGCGCAGGTTATGGATATGTCTTTTGCCAACCAGGCTTTAGGTGCTGAATATATGCTGAAGAATTATAAGAAATTAGAAAATCAGGTCTATAAAGTCCCAGAAGATATTGATAAAAATATCGCGCTTTTGAAATTAGAAAGTATGGGCGTAAAAATAGACAAATTAACTGCCGAGCAAAAGAAATATTTAGCAAGTTGGGAAGCTGGAACTTAA
- the ptsP gene encoding phosphoenolpyruvate--protein phosphotransferase, with the protein MIKIKGIAASSGIAIAPVYKVGKEDFVVPRQAITEQDIPLEIQAFEEALIKTRREIIDLQKHIASQMGQDEAQIFDAHLLVLEDRMLIEEVISRLKKERLNVPYIFSEVLKKYIDVFSKIEDEYLKERTADVNDVGRRILRNLLGKTEHKGLVSLKEKVVVVAHDLSPSDTAAMHKQNVCAFATDIGGKTSHTAIMAKSLEIPAVVGVDGLSAKIKTGDTIIVDGSEGFVIINPDEQTLEFYRQQEKKLKGITDNFLRVKDQPAITLDGKHIEVNGNIEFPDEVPSVRLHGGQGIGLYRTEFFYMNRKDAPSEEEQYQAYKYVAQTMDPYPVIIRTLDLGGDKFLSQFEIPNEIQPFLGWRAIRFCLARPEVFKVQLRAILRASVHGKLKLMYPMISGIEELTQANVILYQAKEELTREGLAFDQNIQVGAMIEVPSAAMTADILAKEANFFSIGTNDLIQYSLAVDRANEKVAYLYDPAHPAVLRMIKNIVDAASAAKIPVGMCGEMAGESALVLILLGLGLAELSVPPFLIPEIKYIIRSVTFPQVAKIAQEALRLTTGKQVEEYCRGQLKEILK; encoded by the coding sequence ATGATAAAAATAAAAGGGATTGCCGCTTCGTCAGGAATCGCCATTGCCCCTGTGTATAAGGTGGGCAAAGAGGATTTTGTTGTCCCCCGCCAGGCGATTACCGAGCAGGATATCCCTTTAGAGATCCAGGCTTTTGAAGAGGCGCTGATCAAGACAAGAAGAGAGATCATCGACCTGCAGAAGCATATTGCCTCTCAAATGGGGCAGGACGAGGCGCAGATCTTTGACGCGCATTTACTGGTTCTTGAAGACCGCATGCTTATTGAGGAGGTTATCTCACGGCTTAAGAAAGAGCGGCTTAATGTGCCGTATATTTTTTCCGAGGTGCTTAAGAAATATATTGATGTTTTTTCAAAAATAGAAGACGAGTATTTAAAGGAAAGAACTGCCGATGTCAATGATGTAGGCCGCAGGATATTGAGGAATCTTTTAGGCAAAACCGAGCATAAGGGCCTGGTAAGCCTTAAAGAGAAAGTGGTTGTAGTCGCGCATGATTTGTCTCCGTCAGACACAGCCGCGATGCACAAGCAGAATGTTTGCGCTTTCGCTACAGACATAGGAGGCAAAACATCGCATACCGCGATCATGGCTAAGTCGCTTGAGATACCGGCAGTCGTAGGGGTAGACGGTTTAAGCGCTAAGATTAAGACCGGCGATACGATTATTGTGGACGGCTCTGAGGGGTTTGTCATAATAAATCCCGATGAGCAGACTTTAGAGTTTTACCGCCAGCAGGAAAAGAAATTAAAGGGCATTACCGATAATTTCTTGCGGGTAAAAGATCAACCCGCTATTACTCTTGATGGCAAGCATATAGAAGTAAATGGGAATATTGAGTTTCCTGATGAAGTGCCGTCGGTGCGTTTGCACGGCGGGCAGGGCATCGGACTTTACCGCACGGAATTTTTCTACATGAATCGCAAGGATGCCCCTTCAGAAGAGGAGCAGTATCAGGCCTATAAATATGTGGCGCAGACAATGGATCCGTATCCGGTTATCATAAGGACTTTGGATCTGGGAGGGGACAAATTTTTATCCCAGTTTGAGATCCCTAACGAAATTCAGCCCTTCTTGGGATGGCGCGCGATAAGATTTTGTTTGGCTCGCCCGGAGGTATTTAAGGTGCAGTTAAGGGCGATATTAAGGGCTTCGGTGCATGGTAAATTAAAGCTTATGTATCCGATGATTTCCGGCATAGAAGAATTAACCCAGGCCAATGTTATTCTTTATCAGGCTAAAGAAGAATTAACCAGAGAAGGCCTTGCCTTTGATCAAAATATACAGGTTGGCGCGATGATTGAAGTGCCGTCGGCAGCAATGACCGCGGATATTCTGGCCAAAGAGGCGAATTTTTTCAGCATCGGTACAAATGATCTTATCCAGTATTCTTTGGCGGTGGACCGCGCCAACGAGAAAGTAGCTTACTTGTACGACCCGGCGCATCCGGCGGTATTGCGGATGATCAAAAATATTGTGGATGCCGCAAGCGCCGCTAAGATTCCCGTAGGCATGTGCGGAGAAATGGCCGGAGAATCAGCTTTGGTATTGATACTTCTTGGCCTGGGCCTTGCCGAATTAAGCGTTCCGCCGTTTTTAATCCCGGAGATAAAATATATTATTCGTTCTGTTACTTTCCCGCAGGTAGCTAAGATCGCCCAAGAGGCGCTTCGCCTTACTACAGGAAAACAGGTTGAAGAATACTGCCGCGGCCAATTAAAGGAAATCCTAAAGTAA
- a CDS encoding nucleotidyltransferase family protein — MKALILAAGYATRLYPLTKDYPKALLEVNKRPLIDFIIDKVSVVEAIDEIIVVTNSKFFEHFHKWSVKINTDKVVTVVDDMTSDLSQKKGAIADMQFAIQKRRINDDLLVIGGDNLFDGDVNLMLDFARLKNKSPVIAVFDIKDKSQASKYGLVQIDDNGKVVEFQEKPQVPASTLVAMCLYYFPREKLGLVKEYLSAKENKKDALGFYIDWLMRKEDIFAYKFGGKWYDIGDKKFYQHAKESFITNKARK, encoded by the coding sequence ATGAAGGCATTGATCCTTGCCGCAGGGTATGCCACGAGGCTTTATCCGCTAACCAAAGATTACCCCAAGGCCCTTTTAGAAGTAAATAAAAGGCCGTTGATAGATTTTATTATTGATAAAGTATCTGTTGTTGAAGCGATAGATGAGATTATTGTCGTAACAAACAGCAAGTTCTTTGAGCATTTCCATAAATGGTCGGTCAAGATAAACACTGACAAGGTTGTAACAGTTGTCGACGATATGACCAGTGACCTAAGCCAGAAGAAGGGCGCTATAGCAGATATGCAGTTTGCTATTCAGAAAAGGCGCATCAATGACGATCTTCTGGTTATAGGAGGTGATAATCTTTTTGACGGCGACGTTAATTTGATGCTTGATTTCGCGCGGCTTAAGAATAAAAGCCCGGTTATCGCTGTTTTTGACATAAAAGATAAGTCGCAGGCCTCAAAATATGGATTGGTGCAGATAGATGATAATGGTAAGGTTGTGGAATTTCAGGAAAAGCCGCAAGTTCCGGCATCTACTCTTGTGGCGATGTGCCTTTATTATTTCCCGCGTGAGAAACTCGGCCTTGTTAAAGAATATTTAAGCGCCAAGGAAAACAAGAAAGACGCGTTGGGATTTTATATAGATTGGTTAATGCGCAAAGAAGACATTTTCGCCTATAAATTTGGCGGTAAATGGTATGATATAGGGGATAAGAAATTTTATCAACATGCCAAAGAAAGTTTTATTACTAATAAAGCAAGAAAATAG
- the metK gene encoding methionine adenosyltransferase, whose product MRKYLFTSESVGEGHPDKLCDQISDGVLDEVLKHDPTGRVACETYVTMGLLIVGGEITTSAYVDIQKLARSVIKDIGYTHPKYGFDYHTCAIINTINAQSPDISQGVDRGGAGDQGFMVGYACKETEELMPLPLMLSHKLVKRMADVRRDGTLKYLGPDCKSQVSVEYHDGLPKRVDSVVLACQHTEEILDSTKEKITKQARQEIIDHVAKPVLKNYIDKNTKYYVNETGKFVVGGPQSDTGMTGRKIVVDTYGGAAAPGGGAFSGKDPTKVDRSGAYMGRYIAKNIVAAGLADRCMIHVAYVIGKPEPLSVLVDTYGTGKISEASFMKLIMENFDLTPRGMIKELDLLRPIYRKTACYGHFGRTEPEFIWESTAKAAVLKKAAAKL is encoded by the coding sequence ATGCGTAAGTATCTGTTTACTTCTGAATCAGTTGGTGAGGGGCATCCGGATAAACTTTGCGACCAGATTTCAGACGGGGTATTAGATGAAGTATTAAAGCATGATCCCACGGGCAGGGTTGCCTGTGAGACGTATGTTACTATGGGCTTATTAATCGTAGGCGGAGAAATTACTACCAGCGCCTATGTGGATATTCAGAAATTAGCCCGTTCAGTGATTAAAGACATCGGATACACCCATCCCAAATATGGTTTTGATTACCATACTTGCGCTATTATTAATACTATTAACGCGCAATCTCCGGATATCTCCCAAGGGGTTGACAGAGGCGGAGCCGGAGATCAGGGATTTATGGTTGGTTACGCATGCAAAGAAACAGAGGAATTAATGCCTTTACCGTTGATGCTATCGCATAAATTAGTCAAGCGCATGGCAGATGTGAGAAGAGACGGAACATTGAAATATTTAGGGCCCGATTGCAAATCGCAGGTTTCCGTGGAATACCATGATGGCCTGCCTAAGAGAGTGGACTCAGTGGTTTTGGCTTGTCAGCATACCGAAGAGATCCTTGATTCCACAAAAGAAAAAATCACCAAGCAGGCGCGCCAGGAGATCATTGATCATGTGGCCAAGCCTGTTTTAAAGAATTATATTGATAAAAATACCAAATACTACGTGAACGAGACGGGTAAGTTTGTCGTCGGAGGCCCCCAGTCAGATACCGGCATGACCGGCAGAAAAATTGTTGTGGATACCTATGGCGGAGCAGCTGCTCCCGGCGGCGGGGCTTTCTCCGGGAAAGACCCGACTAAAGTGGACAGGTCTGGCGCGTATATGGGCAGATACATCGCCAAAAATATCGTAGCTGCAGGCTTAGCAGATAGATGCATGATTCATGTGGCTTATGTAATTGGAAAACCAGAGCCCTTATCGGTTTTAGTGGATACATACGGGACAGGGAAAATTTCAGAAGCTTCTTTTATGAAATTGATCATGGAGAATTTTGACCTTACTCCGCGCGGGATGATAAAAGAGCTTGATCTTTTGCGGCCAATTTACCGCAAGACCGCTTGTTACGGGCACTTTGGAAGGACAGAGCCGGAGTTTATTTGGGAAAGTACTGCTAAGGCAGCGGTTTTGAAAAAAGCCGCGGCAAAATTATAA
- the frr gene encoding ribosome recycling factor, which produces MKEVLHNAEDKMKKAVESVSREYSEVRTGRAHPGLVEGLHVDYYGTPTLLKQLASISASDAHLITIQPWDITAIVEIEKAIMKSSLGVTPSNDGKIIRLSIPPLSKDRRQELVKVVHQMAENGRVSMRTIRRDAKEAIEKLEKDKAISEDDKFRGIDELQKTADKYTAKVEELLKYKEKEVLEI; this is translated from the coding sequence ATCAAAGAAGTTTTGCATAACGCAGAAGATAAAATGAAGAAGGCGGTAGAATCTGTTTCGCGCGAATATTCTGAAGTAAGAACCGGCAGGGCGCATCCGGGGCTGGTTGAGGGTTTGCATGTGGATTATTACGGTACCCCTACACTTTTAAAGCAGTTGGCTTCTATTTCTGCCTCTGACGCGCATCTTATCACCATACAGCCCTGGGATATAACCGCGATTGTTGAGATAGAAAAAGCGATTATGAAATCAAGCCTTGGGGTTACTCCTTCTAATGACGGGAAAATTATCCGGCTTTCTATTCCGCCTTTGTCAAAAGATAGAAGGCAGGAGTTGGTTAAGGTTGTGCATCAGATGGCGGAAAACGGCAGGGTTTCTATGCGTACTATCCGCCGCGACGCCAAAGAGGCGATAGAGAAGCTTGAAAAAGACAAGGCTATTTCTGAAGATGATAAATTCCGCGGTATAGATGAATTGCAGAAGACGGCGGATAAATATACCGCTAAAGTTGAAGAATTATTAAAGTATAAAGAAAAAGAAGTTTTGGAAATCTAA
- a CDS encoding class II fructose-bisphosphate aldolase produces MGRRPLDIENIAMDLIMNDDVTVKKILAKKIVDIAYKKGVYPSSIHELYMAMGKGEVKGFTVPAINLRSMTYDLARALFRVAKRNNAGAFIFEIAKSEMGYTNQIPAEFSAVILAAAVKEDYTGPVFIQADHTQVNLKKFQENPDKELDALKALIQDAIDAGFYNIDIDSSTLVDLSKEDLKKQQFNNYEVCAKLTQFIRQIQPRGVEVSVGGEIGEVGHKNSTPEDFHAFMQGFTQRLRKGRAGISKISIQTGTSHGGVVLPDGRVAEVKLDFEALRVISEIARKDYGLAGAVQHGASTLPDEAFHKFPEVTTAEVHLATGFQNMMFDSAHFPMELKNKIYEWLKVNAANERKEGESDDQFFYKARKKALGPFKKQIMGLPKETRDKITSDIEAKFEFLFKQLNVGNTKPEVDKYITLKRVIVRKAKEDSQVVHDGEGAD; encoded by the coding sequence ATGGGAAGAAGGCCGCTTGATATTGAAAACATCGCCATGGACTTAATTATGAATGACGATGTGACAGTGAAAAAGATTTTAGCTAAGAAAATAGTGGATATCGCCTATAAAAAAGGAGTGTATCCTTCAAGTATCCATGAGTTATATATGGCTATGGGTAAAGGCGAAGTCAAAGGTTTTACTGTCCCGGCGATAAATTTGCGCAGTATGACCTATGATCTGGCGCGCGCGTTATTCAGAGTTGCCAAGAGAAATAACGCCGGGGCGTTTATTTTTGAGATTGCCAAATCTGAAATGGGCTATACCAATCAGATACCCGCGGAATTCTCGGCGGTAATTTTAGCTGCGGCGGTAAAAGAAGATTACACCGGCCCGGTGTTTATTCAGGCTGACCACACCCAGGTAAATTTAAAGAAATTCCAGGAAAACCCGGATAAGGAATTAGACGCCTTAAAGGCGCTTATTCAGGATGCCATTGACGCAGGGTTTTACAATATAGATATAGATTCCTCTACATTGGTGGATCTGTCCAAAGAGGACCTGAAGAAGCAGCAATTTAATAATTATGAAGTTTGCGCGAAATTGACCCAATTTATTCGTCAAATACAACCCAGAGGGGTTGAGGTTTCTGTGGGCGGAGAGATTGGAGAGGTGGGGCATAAGAATTCTACTCCTGAAGATTTTCACGCTTTTATGCAGGGGTTCACCCAGCGCCTAAGAAAAGGAAGAGCCGGGATTAGCAAGATAAGCATCCAAACCGGGACTTCTCACGGAGGGGTAGTGCTTCCCGACGGAAGAGTAGCGGAAGTAAAGCTTGATTTTGAAGCATTAAGAGTTATTTCTGAGATCGCGCGCAAGGATTATGGATTAGCAGGAGCGGTGCAGCACGGGGCATCTACTCTTCCTGACGAAGCATTCCATAAATTCCCTGAAGTTACAACAGCCGAAGTGCATTTGGCCACCGGTTTTCAGAACATGATGTTTGACAGCGCGCATTTTCCCATGGAATTGAAGAATAAGATTTACGAATGGCTTAAGGTAAATGCCGCCAACGAAAGAAAAGAAGGCGAAAGCGATGATCAGTTTTTCTATAAGGCGCGTAAAAAAGCCCTGGGGCCGTTTAAGAAGCAGATTATGGGGCTACCAAAAGAAACCCGCGATAAGATCACTTCCGACATTGAAGCCAAATTTGAATTTTTATTCAAACAGCTTAATGTGGGAAATACCAAGCCCGAGGTAGATAAATATATAACCTTAAAAAGGGTCATTGTGCGCAAAGCCAAAGAAGATTCGCAGGTGGTGCATGATGGAGAAGGCGCGGACTAG
- a CDS encoding HPr family phosphocarrier protein has translation MPLVSKKLMVNNKQGLHARPAALFVQVANKYDSRVTVKKDSEEVNGKSIMGILMLAAEKGTEIIVEADGEDAAIAIEELEKVLNLKE, from the coding sequence ATGCCTTTAGTAAGCAAGAAATTAATGGTGAATAATAAGCAGGGGCTTCACGCCAGGCCGGCGGCTTTGTTTGTTCAAGTGGCCAATAAATATGACTCTCGCGTGACAGTTAAAAAAGATAGCGAAGAAGTAAATGGCAAGTCTATTATGGGCATATTAATGCTGGCTGCGGAAAAGGGCACCGAGATAATCGTGGAAGCAGACGGAGAAGACGCGGCGATAGCGATTGAAGAATTGGAAAAGGTATTGAATCTAAAAGAATAG